Part of the Streptomyces sp. WMMC500 genome is shown below.
GACCGTGCCCTCGGGGTAGCCGATGGTGTCGTTGATCGACAGGACCGTGCCGCAGTGCAGGCCGGTGGTCGGGCCCGCGCGGCACACCTGCTGCCCGACCGAGGGCTCGGCGGCGCCGGTGATCTCGATCGACCCGCCGGGCACGCCGGACGCCAGCTCGCTGGGGTAGGTGAAGTCGGGGTTGGTGTAGCGGATCAGGGCGTAGTCGTCGCCCGGGAAGCTCACGCCGCCGGTCCGGCCGATCTCCACCGTCCTGGCGGCGTCCGCGTACCAGACGGGTCCCGCGTCCTTGATGCAGTGGCCCTGCATGAGGCCGTAACGCTCGGCCCCGCGGCCCGCGTTGAAGCCGACCGGGCAGGACCGCCCGCTGCTGCCGTAGAGCACGTCACCGCCCCTGACGGCCTGTTCCTGCGCCCCGGCCGCGGGCGGGGCCAGGGCGGTGAGCACGGCGAGGAGCACGGCGGCCAGGACGGCCGTCACCGGGGCGAGCTGCGGGGAAGCGGGGTGCGGTGTGAGCGGAGCGCGACGTAAGTTCACGGATCCTCCCGTCGTGGGGTCGGCAGCCGCATTGTCGCGCAGGGCCGACTGCCCCGTACAGCAGAGCCGTTCGGCCCTATTCGAGTCCGTATCGTCCGGGGGATGCTGGTTCCGCCTCGGCGACCCGTGGCTGTGGGGGGTGAGAGCCGGTGCGACGCCGCTTCCGCGTCGCACCGGCTCGCCTTCGTTCCGCCCCCTTGCGCGCGGCGTCCGCGCGCCGCCGCGCGACCGCCGCCCTACCGCTCGGAGGGCCCCGCGCTCCCCTCCCGCCAGCGCGGCTCCACCCGCGCCCAGTCGCGCCCCCACTCCTCCGCCCGCCTGCGGTCCAGTCGCACGCGCACCACGGTCCTGCACCCGAACGCCAGGCACCCCACCGCTCCCGCCGCCGCGCCGGCCGCGACGGCGCTCTGCAGGCCGGTGTCCCCCGGGGGCGGCGGCGGGTCCACGGCGTGCCGGCCCGCCGCGTCCGTCCAGATCTCCGTCCTGGCGCCCTTGTGCAGCCCGAAGGACACCCGCGTACGGCCGGTGCGCGCCAGCCCGTCCGCGTCCCGCCAGCGCACCTCGGCGAGCACCTCGCCGCCGGACCACGCGTCGCCCCGGAGCACCGTCAGCGGCGGCGTGTCCTGCAGCAGCACGGCCGTCGTACGCTGCCGCTCCGCGCTGCGGCTGCTCAACTCCGCGTGCACGGCCGACCCGGCGGCCCAGGCGGCGGCGGTACCGCCGAGGGCGAACACCGCCACGGCGCCGAACGCCGCCCAGCCCTCCAGCACGTCCGTACGCCGCCTGAAGGGGTTGCGCCGGCTCCACACTCTGCGCACCGGGCGGTATCCCTCGCGCCCCGGCCCCGCTCCCGCGGCCATCGGCACCCCCATCCGCTTCCCCTACGCACGAGTAAAGGCTCTCCCACCGACTGTCGCACCTCCGGCCCCGTTCCGGCGAGAACCGAGCGGACGCGGGCGCGCGGGTCGTAGCATCCGGGTGCCCGTAAGGTGCCGGTCATGGGTCCGTTCGGCCCTACCCCCGCGTAGCGGTGCCGAGGACGATCGAGCCAGCCCCGCAGGAGCTGAAAGGTGCCCGACGTGACAGAGGAAAGGCAATTCTCGGCGGCCCGCCCCATCAGGGTCTTCCTCGTCGACGACCACGAGGTGGTCCGGCGCGGCCTGCGCGACCTGCTGGAGGCCGAACCCGGCATCGAAGTGGCGGGCGAGGCGGGCACCTTCGCCCAGGCGCTCGCCCGCGGGCCCGCGCTGCGGCCCGACGTCGCCGTGCTGGACGTACGGCTGCCGGACGGCGACGGGATCGGGGTCTGCCGCGAGCTGCGCTCGCGGATGCCCGAACTGGCGTGCCTGATGCTGACGTCGTTCGACGACGACGACGCGCTGCTGGACGCGATCATGGCGGGCGCCTCGGGCTACGTGCTCAAGCAGATCAAGGGCGGCGACCTGGTCTCCGCGGTACGCACCGTGGCCTCCGGGCAGTCCATGCTCGACCCGGCGACCACCGCCCGGCTGATGACGAACCTGCGGCGCGACGACGGCCCTTCGGAGCCGGGGAACGAGGCGCTCGCCGGGCTGTCGCCGCGCGAACTCGACGTGCTGGAGCTGATCGGCGAGGGGCTGACGAACCGGCAGATCGGCCAGCGGCTGTTCCTGTCCGAGAAGACGGTGAAGAACCACATATCCCGGCTGCTCGCCAAGCTGGGCGTGGAGCGCCGCATACAGGCGGCGGTGCTCGCCAGCAAGGCGCACCGGCCGCCGGGCGCGTGACGCCCGCCGTACGCCCCCTCCGCGGGCCGTACGCCGCGCCGGTCAGGCCCGCCCGGGGTCCCGGGCGCCCCCGTCCGTGCCGTCCGCTCCGTCCTCCCGCGCGTCCGCCTGCGCCGCCGGGGCGCCCCGGTCCTGCGCCGCCCGCCGGTCCAGCGGCACCCGCCACACCAGGCGCGTACCGCCGCCCGCCGGAGGGTCGAGCGTCAGCTCGCCGCCGAGCTCCCGGGCCCGCTCCGCGATGTTCGCCAGCCCGCTGCGCCGCCCGCCGGGCGGCAGGCCGCGCCCGTCGTCCGTCACCGTGAGCGCGACGAGGCCCTGTCCCGCGATCACCGTGATGTCGACCGACGACGCGCCCGCGTGCCGGGCGGCGTTGGAGAGCGCCTCGCCGAGCACCGCCACGAGGTGGTCGGCCACCGGCGCCGGCACGTCGGTGTCCAGCAGCCCCTCGGTCCGCAGCGCGGGCGTGAACCCGAGCGTGGCGACCGAGTCCTTGACCTGGCTGAGCACGCGCAGCCGCAGGCCCTGCGCGGTCGCCCCGCGCTCGTGCCGGCGCAGGCCGAAAATCGTGGTGCGGATGATCTTGATGGTCTCGTCCAGGTCGTCGACGGCCCGCAGCAGCCGCTCCGTGCCCTCCTCGTGCGTCACGAAGCGCAGCGCGCTCTGCAGCGTCATGCCGGTGGCGAACAGCCGCTGGATGGCCAGGTCGTGCAGGTCCCGGGCGATGCGGTCGCGGTCCTCGAAGAGCGCGAGCTGCTCGGCGTCCCGGCGCCGCTGAGCCAGCTCCATGGCCACCGCCGCCTGCCCGGCGAAGCCCACGAGGGCGTCGGTCTCCTCCGGGCCGAAGCGCTCGCCGCCCGGCTCGCGGCCGACCAGGAGCACACCCCGCAGCCCGTCGCTGGTGCCCAGCGGCACGGCGACCGCGGGGCCGATGCCGCTGACCGGCAGCACGCTGGCGCGTACCCGCTCGTCGCCGGCCATGTCGTCGCTGATCGCCAGCTCCACCCGGGTGAAGGCGGCGCCGGACAGCGTGCCCTTCATGGGCAGCGTGCGCCCTTCGAGCCCGTCGGCGGCGGTGCCCTGGGCGAGCACGATGCGCAGTTCGTCGGCGCCCTCGGCGGGCAGCGAGACGGTGCCGAGGTCGGCCCTGAGGATGCTGCGGGCCCGGTCCAGCATCAGGCCCAGCACCTCCTGCTCCTGGGCGCCGGAGAGCAGCGTGTTGGTCACCTCGGCGCTGGCCTCGATCCAGCGCTGCCGGCGGCGGGCCTCCTCGTAGAGCCGGGCGTTCTCGATCGCCACGCCCGCGGCCACGGCGAGCGTCGACAGGACCGCCTCGTCCTCGCCGTCGAACTCCTTGGCGCCGCGCTTCTCCGTCAGGTAGAGGTTGCCGAAGACCTCGTCGCGGACCCGGATGGGCACACCGAGGAAGGAGTGCATCGGAGGGTGATTGGCCGGAAAGCCGTAGGAGGACGGGTGGTCCTGGAGCTGATGGATGCGCAGCGCCTCCGGGTGCCGGATCAGCTCGCCGAGCACGCCGTGCCCCTGGGGCAGCGGTCCGATCTGCTCGTACTCCTCGACCGAGATCCCCACGGGGATGAACTGCGCCAGCCGCTCGCCGGGTTCGATCACGCCGAGCGCCCCGTACTCGGCGTCGACGAGCACCACCGCGGCCTCCACGATCCGCCGCAGGACCTGGCGCAGATCCAGCTCCCGGCCGACCGTGAGCACCGCCTCCAGCAGGCTGTGCACGCGGTCGCGCGTGCCGCGCACCTCGTCGATGCGCAGTTGCAGCTCGTCCAGGAGCTGATCGAGTTGGAGCCGGGGCAACTGCCCGCCTCCGTGTCCGCTTGTCGCCATCGCATCCCCCCACAGGACCCCGGGTGGTCAGACAGCACCTCCCTGCACCACGGTAGCCAGGTCGTCACGCTCCGGGAGCCGTTCCCGGTCACCCGAATGCACGATCCGGCGAGAGCCTGCGGAAAGCCTCACGCAGTGTGGAGGCCGTGAGCGGGGAACGAGCCCGCGACGAGGAGACGCGGCGCGCGAGGGGCGCACGTCTGCCCCCGGCCGTACCGTGGGCACATGGCAGAGAACGAGACCCTGGCCCTGCACTCAGCCGCGCTCGACCAGTTCGCCGGGTACGTCCACCAGGTCGGGCCCGACCAGTGGGGGGCGCCCACGCCGTGTACGGACTGGAGCGTGCGCGATCTCGTCAACCACATGACCGTTGAGCAGTTGTGGGTGCCGCCGCTGCTCGCCGGGGACACGGTCGCGGGGGTGGGCGACGAGTACGACGGCGACCAGCTCGGCGACGATCCCGTGGCCGTCTGGGACGAGGCCGCCGCCGAAGCCCGGGCCGCCTTCGCGGAGCCGGTCGCCCTGGCCCGTACCGTGCACCTGAGCTACGGGGACAGCAAGGCCGAGTCGTACTGCGTGGAGATGGCCGTCGACGCCATCGTGCACTCCTGGGACCTGGCCCGGGGCATCGGCGCGGACGACGTACTGCCGCCGGAGCTGGCGGAGTTCGCGCTGGAGCAGGTGGAGCCGCAGGCGTCGATGCTGGCGGCCAGCGGGCTCTTCGCCGACCCGGTGCCGGTGCCGCCCGGCGCGGACGCGCAGACGCGGCTGCTGGGTCTGACCGGGCGCCGCGACTGAGCCGCGCGGGCCCGTTGCGGGGCCGGGGCGTGGTGCAGGCGATCGCGCCGGTCAGGCCCGTTTCAGTCGTCGGTACGGCCGAGACGTTCGAGGACCGCTTGCCGGCCGTCCCGCAGCCAGGAGGTGTCCGGCAGGATTTCCAGGCCCTCGTCGTAGCAGGCCAGCGCCTCTTCCGGACGTTCGAGCGCCGCTAGCGCGGCCCCCTTCCGGCCCCATGCCGTGGCCCGCCAGACGTCGTCGTCCTCCGCCGCCGCGACGGCGCTTTCGTAGCAGGCCAGCTCGTCCTCGTCGTGCCCGTGCAGCCTGGCGTGGATCAGGCCCTTGTGCACCAGCAGCTCCGCCGTGGCCCCGTACAGGCACAGCGCCTTCTCGCAGTACTCCCGGGCCTCCTCGTAGCGCTCAAGGCGGTAGGCGGCGAGCGTGAGATTGCACGAGGTGCTCGGGTCGTCCGGCTCCAGCTCGGCCGCCCGCAGCAGGACGTCGAAGGCCTCCGCGGGACGCGACAGCAGCAGGAGCGTGTTGCCCTTGTTGGCGAGCGCCACGGCAGAGCGTGGCGCCACGGCCAGGGCCCGGTCGAGGTCCACCAGCGCCTCGGCGTGCCGGTACTGCCGGCCGCGCAGCAGAGCCCGGATGACCAGCATGTTCGGGTCACGCGGCCGCAGCTCGACGGCCCGGGAGGCAGCCTCCTCCGCTTCCTCGAAACGTTCCAGGTCTGCCAGCGCGTCGGCCTTGACCCCCCACACGTTGCCGATGTCGGGCCGTATCTCCAGGGCACGGTCGTAGCACTCCAGAGCATCCTCGTGGCGCCTCTGGGCGAGGAACTGGTTCCCGCGGTTCAGCCACGCGCTCGGCTCCCGCGGGTTCAGCCCGACGGCGTGATCGTAGGCGGCCACCGCTTCTCCGGCTCGGCCCAGCCTGCCCAGCGCCATGCCGCGCACCTGCCACAGCTTGCCGAGGACGACATCGCCGTCCCCCTCCCGGCCGGCCGTCCGCAGGCCGTCCTCCACCTCCCCCAGGGCTTCCTCGCAACGGCCGAGATGGATGAGCCCCACCGCCCTGGACACGTACTCCTCGGCGGTCAGGCGCGGGGTCTCGGGAGGCGCCGGCGCGGGGCGGCCGAGCGCTTTCCGGTACACCCCGTCCAGCAGCTCACGCACCGCCGCGAAGTCCGGCGGACGGTTCTCCCGGTCCGCTTCGGTGCACGCACGGATCAGCCGGTGGAGCGGGGTGCGCCGGGTGCGCCAGCCGGCGGTACGGCCGGCGTACGCCCCGGCGGGCACACCGGCGGGCGGCAGCACACCGGTGACCATCTGGAAGAGCACCACGCCGAACGCGTAGACGTCGGCGCGGGTGTCCAGCACGGCGCCGGGGGCGTACTGCTCGGGCGCCATGTAGCGCGGCGTTCCGGCCACCGTCGTGTACAACGCCTGTGCAGCGGCGGGCAGTTCGCCGAGGCCGGGGAGGTCGGCGTCCGCGGAGTCGAAGGCGCGGGCCAGTCCGAAGTCGGTCACGCGCAGCGTGCCGTCGCCCGTCAGCAGGCAGTTCGCCGGTTTGACGTCCCGGTGCACCAGGCCCAGTTGGTCGTGGCCGTGGCGCAGCCCGTCGCACAGGTGCCGGGCG
Proteins encoded:
- a CDS encoding S1 family peptidase; translation: MNLRRAPLTPHPASPQLAPVTAVLAAVLLAVLTALAPPAAGAQEQAVRGGDVLYGSSGRSCPVGFNAGRGAERYGLMQGHCIKDAGPVWYADAARTVEIGRTGGVSFPGDDYALIRYTNPDFTYPSELASGVPGGSIEITGAAEPSVGQQVCRAGPTTGLHCGTVLSINDTIGYPEGTVYGVFSSNVCVEPGDGGGASAFSGGTALGLLVSGSSCSSGGTTFYQPVVPVLQAYGLTLP
- a CDS encoding response regulator transcription factor; its protein translation is MPDVTEERQFSAARPIRVFLVDDHEVVRRGLRDLLEAEPGIEVAGEAGTFAQALARGPALRPDVAVLDVRLPDGDGIGVCRELRSRMPELACLMLTSFDDDDALLDAIMAGASGYVLKQIKGGDLVSAVRTVASGQSMLDPATTARLMTNLRRDDGPSEPGNEALAGLSPRELDVLELIGEGLTNRQIGQRLFLSEKTVKNHISRLLAKLGVERRIQAAVLASKAHRPPGA
- a CDS encoding GAF domain-containing protein — protein: MATSGHGGGQLPRLQLDQLLDELQLRIDEVRGTRDRVHSLLEAVLTVGRELDLRQVLRRIVEAAVVLVDAEYGALGVIEPGERLAQFIPVGISVEEYEQIGPLPQGHGVLGELIRHPEALRIHQLQDHPSSYGFPANHPPMHSFLGVPIRVRDEVFGNLYLTEKRGAKEFDGEDEAVLSTLAVAAGVAIENARLYEEARRRQRWIEASAEVTNTLLSGAQEQEVLGLMLDRARSILRADLGTVSLPAEGADELRIVLAQGTAADGLEGRTLPMKGTLSGAAFTRVELAISDDMAGDERVRASVLPVSGIGPAVAVPLGTSDGLRGVLLVGREPGGERFGPEETDALVGFAGQAAVAMELAQRRRDAEQLALFEDRDRIARDLHDLAIQRLFATGMTLQSALRFVTHEEGTERLLRAVDDLDETIKIIRTTIFGLRRHERGATAQGLRLRVLSQVKDSVATLGFTPALRTEGLLDTDVPAPVADHLVAVLGEALSNAARHAGASSVDITVIAGQGLVALTVTDDGRGLPPGGRRSGLANIAERARELGGELTLDPPAGGGTRLVWRVPLDRRAAQDRGAPAAQADAREDGADGTDGGARDPGRA
- a CDS encoding TIGR03086 family metal-binding protein; translated protein: MAENETLALHSAALDQFAGYVHQVGPDQWGAPTPCTDWSVRDLVNHMTVEQLWVPPLLAGDTVAGVGDEYDGDQLGDDPVAVWDEAAAEARAAFAEPVALARTVHLSYGDSKAESYCVEMAVDAIVHSWDLARGIGADDVLPPELAEFALEQVEPQASMLAASGLFADPVPVPPGADAQTRLLGLTGRRD
- a CDS encoding tetratricopeptide repeat protein; this encodes MDTVDAERDYERSAAPGRAALAAGRYEEAARLLGAAVNLRPDRAAAHVELADALRGLGRAAMARRAYARALAVDPSCAAAVAGLDGMDRGRQERENFRVGQRLASQRHIGHWTVLEVRRGGFGVVYVVRSSDNGARKVLKTYDTRLLWSDEDRARFEREALTWVRLRPHRHVAPAEHVEWIEGLPCVVTEYAEGGDLAGLLAAGALPPARALRFARHLCDGLRHGHDQLGLVHRDVKPANCLLTGDGTLRVTDFGLARAFDSADADLPGLGELPAAAQALYTTVAGTPRYMAPEQYAPGAVLDTRADVYAFGVVLFQMVTGVLPPAGVPAGAYAGRTAGWRTRRTPLHRLIRACTEADRENRPPDFAAVRELLDGVYRKALGRPAPAPPETPRLTAEEYVSRAVGLIHLGRCEEALGEVEDGLRTAGREGDGDVVLGKLWQVRGMALGRLGRAGEAVAAYDHAVGLNPREPSAWLNRGNQFLAQRRHEDALECYDRALEIRPDIGNVWGVKADALADLERFEEAEEAASRAVELRPRDPNMLVIRALLRGRQYRHAEALVDLDRALAVAPRSAVALANKGNTLLLLSRPAEAFDVLLRAAELEPDDPSTSCNLTLAAYRLERYEEAREYCEKALCLYGATAELLVHKGLIHARLHGHDEDELACYESAVAAAEDDDVWRATAWGRKGAALAALERPEEALACYDEGLEILPDTSWLRDGRQAVLERLGRTDD